The Brienomyrus brachyistius isolate T26 unplaced genomic scaffold, BBRACH_0.4 scaffold66, whole genome shotgun sequence genomic sequence TCGCCGCACCCCCAGTATTGGAGTAGCAAGTCCAATGATGCAGCTCATGGTGCTGGAACCAGGAACCAGCGACCCGCAGCCCCTGACCTTTCACAAAGTCAAGGAACTAGAGTCACTTTCACCACGGTCTCCAGACTCATGGGGGACCGACACAGTCTTCatagccagccctgtcagtggTCCCgttgaagtcacccatgaccagaggagtgtcacctcatGGGCATTCTTCAACCACCGAACAAAGTTGcgagtaaaatgtctccctcaacgaGACATCACACCGCAGTCGGAGCAAACACTGAGACAACAGACGAGACACTGAAGGAGTGTcttagcctgagtctcataATACGCTCATTGAAAGGAGAGACATCAGACACCGTCGGAATGAGCCGATCCGCtacagcaacagctactccctgagtatggcagccatcagaccGACCAGACCAAAAGAAGGTATACCCACCTACCGGAATCTGACCAGTCCCCGGTCTGCGTACCTCCGAAACACAGAGTTTACGAAGCTCCGCAGACAGCAGAGGAAGTTGGTCATCTTGCCAGAGAGACAAGACATTCCACTCACCTGGAGATGGGTCGCCTCAAACTGGAACCCAAGTGCTACTCCCGTGGATAGCAGAAGAgtattgtgcttgtttgtatcAAACAGCTGTGAGTTGTTttacagtggctggagtgccaattccgccaccaacccccaaaacatttgtttccctgcaagttggaggaccacTGAAACTCAAAATCTAGGAAAAAGTTCCACTAATGTTTCCTTGAGAGCCCTTTATCCAATCACAAACTCAATTCCACCCCCCTGAAAGTGATTTACACAACGCACTATTATTATGAAAAGAAGTATTATGAAATAAAACGTTGGTTTGGAAACCTGGCATTCAGGAATACATCAATGTGAAAAGTTGATAATAAAAGTTATattttataaatgagctccctGACTAAGATACATGGTAATACTTTTATCTGTTATCCACCGTGAATAATATCCATGTTTCTTGCTGTTGTTTTTCTCTTTATAATCTAGGAATATACATGTTCACAATGACTCAGTCAATCTTCACATTTACCCACAAGGAATCCATTTCAGTGACAGATGTCATTCCTCCCATTATTCAGCTGAACATGTTAGCAACTAATGTTCCATGTGgagcaaatgaaaatatcccactgacctgctgtgttacatactaCCTACTTAAAAATGTTACCGCAAAATGGATGGACGGTTCTGTCGAAATACCCTCTGGTAATTTTTATTCTTCAAAATAActgtctaataataataactgtctAATAACTGTTTTATTGTCCTTTGCCAAGTTCTTGTACATTGTCCCATGGATATATAATTTACATAGGCAGTAATTATTTGATATTAGTGTATGCATAATTTTCTTTAAAAGATGATTAAATTGATTTAATGTCCAGTTTGAATATTCGATCTGTTGAATATTGCAGTTGAATATTGTACATTTGATGTTTTTCATTTCACAGTACAGACCATTACAAACATGCTGTGTGTCAGTGTTGCATACCCAGTACCAaagcagtgcgatacaaagcaacTGACATGCCAAGTGATGGTCAGGAAAGCATCTACAACTCAAACATTCACAGATGATGTAACAATAATGTTTTTCAGTGGAGGTACGATGTTAATGACTGTTGAAAAACAAGTGGCCCTATTCAGTGTGCAGCCCTATTCAAAATGAATTTTCATTCCCTTTGATAAAAATGCACAGTGCAATGCATTTTGTCCATTGGCAGCATTTCTGAAAAGTACTTATCATGTAATACCAGTAGAAGCATGTGTTTGCTTTTCAACTTAAAACACTAATCCAACTTCACGTTTATTTATTCTAGCGCCTGCCTGTAATGACATAACATACGGtgctggtatgaatggaaatACGTCTACGGTTCTTTGCCCAGCAAGTTTTACAGGAAACAGGACTGTAGTTTGTGAAAATGGGATTTGGAATCTTCAGGAGGACAACTGTGTCTTCAGCCCAATAGTGACACTATCATTGTTTTCTCAGGTAGCACCTTTTGAATActaaccatccatccacccacctgtTATCACACTGCTTACCCAGTATAAGGTGATACAGTCCATTAATCATACATACATTGTGTCATTCTGAAGAATTGCAGTATGTTTCCACACATCATGCATGATTATACGGTGATAAGGAGGACATGCAGactccgcacacacacacacacacacacacacgcacacacacacacacacacagggaatcgGTGTAATTTTAATTCCCAGCCCTGTAGATGTGAAGTAGCAGTACAGTACTATCCACTCAGCCACTGTGTCATTTCATATAGGTTAAGTTTACATTATGTATTGCATTTCAAGGAAACTATTTATAGGGAAAGAACTTGATGTTTTGtataaaattcagtttaaagGAACTAATTGCTATATTGTTAGACCACTTGTTAGACCACTTGCTTATCTTTTATCCATtatcaaatcataaaacattatGGTCATATAAAATTCCAGACATAAATTACAGAAAAATTGCAATGTGGTCATTATCAAAAAATTCAGTGTGAGTTAGCAATTCGTGGGTCTGTGTTGTTTTTTACAAATTATAACATTTTTACACACTCAATTAAATGGAAATCACTGACTTTTTCAAAGCACTGGTACTTGGTATTTCCTGTATCAAAAAAAcaattgttttaaaaatatctaTCTAAAGTTCTtctgttcatttttaattcttgttTACCTGTCAACAGAATCTGAGTTCAACTAATGTGTCGTCATTTGTGAGTGACCTTAAGACAACCACTACCGATTTTAAATCAAACATAACACAGTCATCAGCCACCGTTTCCTCtattgtgaacatacttggcaaTGTTGCAAAAGTTGCACAAAATTTAAGCAAAACTTCAATGCAGGTATGTTGAAACCGcaatgtttttttgtgttttttttgggggggcggggggagggggctcataTTGCTATGTAAAATTTAGACTGTGTTAGTTATTTGGTTTGTAATGACCACACATTATTGATTTAACAATTAGCACAATGTTACTTACAAATATGCTCTGTTGTGTAAAGGAAATGATgtttatttaatacaaatagGATTTCGAGgtctaaaaaaaaacactgtttatCAGCTATAACATCTGAACGTCAAAATGTCCAGGAAAAAAAGAAGTATACGCTAAATCCTATAATCATGAATACTATTTAAtataattattacattttacccatatatcctgttttttttttcttttttgcaggatgTTTTGGAAACAGTATCAGTTTTGGTGTCACCCCAAACTGAGCAATCGTGGGCAGGACTGAACAGTAACAACAGAACCCAAAGCACAAGCTCTGCTTTACTGGAGTCAATAGAAAATATTACACACAGTCTATCAAGCAATTCCTTTACAATAATTACAGCAAACATTCAGTTAATCAAAACAACATTAACCTTCCCTTTCAATGAAGCCATGAATTCATCTCAGATATTCATCCCAAGTCAAGGTCTTCCCAACAACACGAGTATCACAACAATCGTCTTTACGACTCTTGAGTTTGTCTTACCTCCTAGGACCACTGAAAACAGTACGAACAACTCTATCAATGGAGTTGTCATGTTAGCCTATATAAACGAAACCATTAATAATGTTTCAATGACATttgataaaacaaacaaaacaaagggaAACAACCAGTGTATGTTTTGGAACTTCAAAGTTTTTAATGGCTCCGGAGGCTGGGACTCAACTGGATGTCAACTGCAATCTGAAACGAATGACAGTGTCACCTGTTCCTGTAACCACCTGACTTCCTTTTCGATATTAATGTCACCTTTCGTACCTGAATCCATTGAGGTTGCTCTGAATTACATCACTTACATTGGAGTCAGCATATCAATGGGATCCCTGGTCTTATGCCTTATAATTGAAGCATTTGTGTGGAGTGTTGTCACTAAGAACAGCACGTCACACATGCGACACGTCACTATAGTGAACATTGCTCTGTCTCTGCTGATTGCTAACATATGGTTCATCATTGGAGCAGCTGTGTCAAATGTAGGCCAGTCCACACCGAAGAATGCATGCAGTGCTGCAACCTTCTTCATTCACCTCTTTTATCTTGCCTTGTTCTTCTGGATGCTGATCTCGGCCCTCTTCCTCTTCTACCGTACCATGATGGTTTTCTCCCACATGTCAAAGCGCACTATGATGGCCATTTCCTTCACAGTGGGCTACGGGGCACCACTCATCATTGCCATAATCACCATTGCAGTCACTGCCCCCAAAAATGGCTACTTCAGGCAAGATGATGCATGTTGGTTGAACTGGTACCAGACTAAAGCCCTCCTGGCATTTGTGATTCCAGCCTTGACCATCGTCGCTGTGAACCTGCTCATTCTAATCGTGATTCTGGTTAAAGTACTGATGAGGGGTGTTGGTGAGACCCGTCAGTCTGAGGAGAAGAATGCTCTGGTGGTCATCGCAAGGTGTGTCGCTGTTTTGACTCCCATCTTTGGCATCACCTGGGGACTTGGCATAGGGACCATGGTGGCACCTGCAAATCCTGGAGTCCACATTACATTTGCGATCTTGAATTCACTTCAGGTATGAGTAAAAATTTGGTAATTTCTGCTGTTTCTATTTTCTGAAGTAAAATTTGGATtcaaatttaaatgtaatatgACTTGTGTAGTGGAGGTCAGAATGAAAAGGTTATGGATAATGTCTTCCATTCCCTCACTTCCCAGCTGTCAGACCACACAATGTTCAATTATAAGTAACATAAagagttttattttaataaagggtATCCAGGTGTACGCGGGGGTGACTGAAGCCAAAACAACAAACCAAAAATGGTACTAACTAGATGAAAACAATCTGTCTAGGCAAAACGAAAAGTATTATACAACCCCAGCTCCCTTTCCCAaacaaaaactggagaaaagCTAACTTATAACAAAAAGCATTCATCCTTTTAAGTCTCACAAAATGGTAAGAAAGATTACAAGCAGACATCACACACATTGACGCAAACACCTCTGCACCCACAACAGGAAGTGTTGGGTCTGACAGCAGAGAGCAATTCGGTAGCCTGTGGTGGACGACCCTACAGACAAAAAAGCCAGTTCACCAGCCTTTTTTTCATTGTGGCAATTCTTTGGATCTACGTTTCATAATTCGCCCATAGTTGTAACACACAATAGTGAAACAATATTGAAAAGTAGAATAAATATTTCTCAGAATGGAATTATTTTGAAGTACATACTGAAAATGCTAATTattctttttactttttttcaaGGGGTTCTTCATTTTAGTATTTGGGACTCTTTTAGACAGCAAAGTAAGTACTAATATTGTATTTGAAATATTGTTGGATATGTCTTATTATACAGTGGAATGCAAAGACGTTTTATATTGTACCAGTTGCCATCATACACCCCTTTTCTTTGTGCACAGGTTCGATCAGCAGTTGTGGGAAGATTTTCATTTTTGCCTTCATTATCTAGCCGAACAAGAGTAAGTTCATCTTTGTATTTTGCCTCTCGATTGCAGTTTTCAGCAGACACTCTTTGCATCATTCTTTTTCCCATtttaattagaaatgttccacaGACCCGCAAAACCACTTAcactatgtgtttttttttttgtataaatggtacattttttcAGGTGATTTAATGTGCCTGTAGCAGATATGTTTATAACCATAAATGACATAATACATTTTCAGGACAACAAAAAGTATTCCATTTAACTGAGAAGTTGTATTACTTTAGGTAAATATAACAAAATGTGTTATTTCGATGATAAGATATAAGATAAATGATGTGTGGTATGTCTCTCTAACAGAGCACAAGTGCTGGTCCAACTTTGTCCTCATTGGCTGAACGTTTTAGGCGAAGGAGACAAAGTAAGTTAAATTGCTCTACTTTATTATTTCATAAATGTTTTTACTGGGATATTTTTCTGATTAAGATGCTTTTCTTTAAAAAGACATTGAAATATTTTTATGTTGTGTTTACACCAGGGTTTAATAAAAAAGAGTTTGATTGTGTTCTAGCAAGCAACTCATTTGTTATGGTGGTGCTACATGTGAAGTTTAATCCGTGTAATTTCCCATTTGGAGAATAACATCCAATGCTCTTTATTTTTCAGATGGTTATGCCTCAGATTCTTCAACAAGTCTGAGGGCGTCTGAGGCATTTATGAGCGCTTAGCTGCCTGGCTTGTCAATTGATGGTGTGAATATTTCTcagaaataaaaacagctaaatggttttacaaaaaataatagataataggtaaaaaaaaaaataataacatttaACATATAACATAAAAGgattttttgattttttttccctaccAGCTTTTAATTAAATAGGATTTTATAtgggttttggtttttattacttGCAAGTCAGTTACAAATTTCTCTTTTCTGTGAACACAAACATTATTCAATCACTTATTTTTTAGCAGCGATGTTATTCTGCATAGATTttttaaatggcaaaaaaaaaacggtttGATGAAGTACAATGAAATATGTATAATTCTGCCTTGTTCATCTCATTGCGGTCATTATTCAGCATATTTTAATAGTGCAATATAATTTCAATAATATAAgcaattttctttttcatatttttcccTGTGTAACATTATGCATAATAAAATTATTACCATTCAAGTGTCTGAATGTTTCTTTTCATATTTCTATATGAGTAACGAGAGAAATCTGAAAACATTATTAATGTAAAGAATCCTGTTAGTTTCTAAAATTGTACCACTTTCTCAATTATAGATCAATGCTCCATGTGATAACATACTGTATTACCAtttataaaacttttttttttgcgttaTGAAGGGAAAAatcaattatatatttttttgtcaaaGAAACTATCCATAGAAATATACAATGAAGCATGATATAGCCCAGTTTGTCAGAACTCTTATGCACTGTACTTGTCCAATGGTGAGAATACTGTACATGAATATTATGGAATAAAATCAAATGAAATTGTGAGGGTATTGCAATGCAAACTGGTGAAACCATGAAATATTTAGATTAATATATTTGTAATGGTAAAAATGGTAAAACATAAAAATACCAAATGTACAATTTTTGAGACTTATGCAGTTTGTAAACGTGTTTTCTGTTACAAACCATGGGAACCTGACGATAAATTGTTTGGACatataaagaaagaaataactGAAGGTATATTCAGCCTTAGTGCCAGAACCTTAGTAATAAACCTATACAGCCTCGACATGAAACAAACATTTCTAACAGTTGCTAGACTTTGGGCATATGTTAGCTTAGAGTCCTGGTTTATGTGCTTGGCGTCTCCTAATTACTGTTACAATACCAGCAAAAAGAAGAGCTCCTGTCACTCCACCAATCAGAACGCCCGCCAGACCTCCACTTATCTGCTGTGTCTCACAGCTATCGCCAGTGTAGAAAATGGCCTTTCCTGTTGCACACCTGAATGGGAAAATATGTCAGGTTTAGCTCTCAGCTGTCCAAAAGCTTCGTTACTCAAAAAACATTATCAACAGTGAAAGCACGTGCAATTTGAATaatgccaaaaaaataataattttttaagtggtaattttaaaaaaaattctcagTATTATGGCTGCGGAAGGTAACCTGCAGATTGCTTTCCCGTGTCTGTCTAGACAAGCTCCTCCATTGCGACAGGGATTAGGCTGACAAGGGCTGCCCAAAGCCGACCTGGCCACACGGAGTTTGGACGTTTCAGCAAAACTTCTGTCAGATATGCTGGGTCCTTCGTGGATCTCCTTGACTGTCTCAGTAGATTTCAGCCTGACCTGGACTTCAGACCTAATCAAGTTTGTCAAATCtttattagaaaaaaaaaaaattaaaagaagaTAAATATGTTGTTTTTTCCACATTTCCATTACTTTAAATTGTTTTGATACAAGACATTTACCATTAAAGTCAATGGATAGTATAAGGTTGTTGTTTTTAAGGAAACTTCTCCTCAGTAGTTGCTGATGTGAGATGAAGGTGCTCCATCCAAATTCCTGACTTCTAAAGCACTCACAGGAGTCATCCCACTCTCCGTTAGTGATTGGTTTGACCCACGTGTTATCTGGTCATGAAAAAAGATCTGCAGTTGTTCTTCCCAATGCAAAACCATCCTCCGACACATAACACAGAGATTCATACAGATATGAAACAACTACTGTCCTACTATTTACAGTTTAACATGTACTATTCGGTTACAGTACCTTATGCAAGTTCATCATGCCATTAACGTATGAATTTTAATTAGAGAATGTGTATATTAATAGGGTCTGCAGATGAGATGAAACTTATACTATTTCAAGTTCctgaattaaatttaatttgtaCACAGCTAATAGCTAAATAggcctccatcttccagcttATTGTTCTGGTCCAGGTGATACGAGGGCATT encodes the following:
- the LOC125725386 gene encoding adhesion G protein-coupled receptor F5-like; protein product: MALDSSATNIELDYDIDIEVTVSDIAVINDLKNLLATTPFPYPLSNAIEIIGVNLTTVCYPNGPGFQCKCEEQFAWSYDSCVAYTPCDDIIQGTCRCINGIPSDGQFCEFCEPQPRFVTNSTTPTATTTAGSIASSTTSTPNTTADFVTSSFTSTRNTTIGSIASSTTSTPNTTAGSVTSNFTSTPNTTSGSVTSSFTSTPNTTSGSIASSTTSTPNTTADFVTSSFTSTRNTTIGSIASSTTSTPNTTAGSIASSITSAPNTTAGSVTSSTTSTPNTTAGFATNSTTSAANRTIGSIRNSTTPAAKRPTGSIRNSTTPAAKRPTGSIRNSTTPAAKRPTGSIRNSTTPAAKRPTASPIATPIPTTSASVSPVTPSPNTEFTLLMSFKILLTFDQDLANSSSSKFKTLKKDIDAILTKNYQNLNGFVAVYVLRFRSGSVITDFVLQTNSVNSNEIATSNSKVAVALQAQNYSVDPSSFSGVIEGNQPFIKNYDIIYPGTTLQLTCVVPATMQMGSGSWSVNGLPVSNNAKYSITNSPPTLTIQDMSIDDDGIYMFTMTQSIFTFTHKESISVTDVIPPIIQLNMLATNVPCGANENIPLTCCVTYYLLKNVTAKWMDGSVEIPSVQTITNMLCVSVAYPVPKQCDTKQLTCQVMVRKASTTQTFTDDVTIMFFSGAPACNDITYGAGMNGNTSTVLCPASFTGNRTVVCENGIWNLQEDNCVFSPIVTLSLFSQNLSSTNVSSFVSDLKTTTTDFKSNITQSSATVSSIVNILGNVAKVAQNLSKTSMQDVLETVSVLVSPQTEQSWAGLNSNNRTQSTSSALLESIENITHSLSSNSFTIITANIQLIKTTLTFPFNEAMNSSQIFIPSQGLPNNTSITTIVFTTLEFVLPPRTTENSTNNSINGVVMLAYINETINNVSMTFDKTNKTKGNNQCMFWNFKVFNGSGGWDSTGCQLQSETNDSVTCSCNHLTSFSILMSPFVPESIEVALNYITYIGVSISMGSLVLCLIIEAFVWSVVTKNSTSHMRHVTIVNIALSLLIANIWFIIGAAVSNVGQSTPKNACSAATFFIHLFYLALFFWMLISALFLFYRTMMVFSHMSKRTMMAISFTVGYGAPLIIAIITIAVTAPKNGYFRQDDACWLNWYQTKALLAFVIPALTIVAVNLLILIVILVKVLMRGVGETRQSEEKNALVVIARCVAVLTPIFGITWGLGIGTMVAPANPGVHITFAILNSLQGFFILVFGTLLDSKVRSAVVGRFSFLPSLSSRTRSTSAGPTLSSLAERFRRRRQNGYASDSSTSLRASEAFMSA